Part of the Bradyrhizobium sp. AZCC 1721 genome, CGGCGCCAGACTGGTCGTCCTTCCAGGCCGGATCGTTGGCGTCCTTCAGATAGGCAGCGGTAGTCACGCCCACCGCGTTCTCGAGACCCGCGGGTTTCAGCCCTGTCCCGATTGAGGAGGCCATCTGATTCATGATGAACACGGGACGCCAGTCGAGGCTCGCCGCCAGGCGGATAACTTTTGCGGCGTTTTCGGGTACGCCCGCGAACACGAGAATTTCGGCGCCCGATCGCTTCAGGATCGATACATGCGTATCCAGATGTTCATCCCTGAGATCATAGGCGATACCGACCCTGATCATCCGCGCGACGGGACCGAGGCCGTCCTCCATCCCCTTGATGACCTCCCGGCCGAAATGATCGTTCTGCCAGAGAACGACGATCCGCTTGCCCGGATAGAACGCCTGAATGTAGTTGGCGTAGATGCGTCCCTCCTCCCGGAACGAGGGCTGCCAGCCCATGGTCCATGGAAACAGCGAGGGATCGCTGAGATGATCGTCTCCGGAAGCAACGAACAGTTGGGGAAGCTGGCGTTCGTTGAGATATTTGCGGACCGCAAAATTGCCCGGCGTTCCGAACGAGCCGAACATTAGAAGCACGTTGTCTTCCTCGACGAGCTTGCGCGTCAGGCTAAGGGCGGAAGCAGGATCGGATTTGTCGTCGTAGGAGATGAACCGCACCTTGCGGCCGTTGATGCCACCGCGCGCGTTGAGCATCTCGAAATAGGCTGCTTCGGCCTTGCCGATCGCCCCGAAGATCTCGAGGCTCCCGCTATAGGGCATGAGATTGCCGATGCGGATTTCGTCATCGGTCACCCCCTCCAGCCGCAGCCGCTCCGAAATTGCGCCCAGCGAGGCAACGGCTACAACGATCGCCAGCAGGATCCGGAGGAGCGTGTTCATGGCAGGAACTCCACCTGAGACAGGGGCGTCAGATTTCAAGTCTGCTGAGTTAATCGCTTGATCTGAATCCATGACCAGCCACTTCCCGGTGGGGGATCGGCTGCTCGGGCATCTTATGAGGCTCCGCGAGGGCTGCAATTGCCAGAAGCGGTCATTTCGATCAATTGCCTGCGAACAAAGCGGTGACAGGAACAATGGCGTCAGGCTGACTGCTCGGCAAAAGCCGTCGTGTGGTTGCGATGCATCAGCCGAAAAAAGCCCTTTGCGACGGTTAGTGCCAGCAGGCTGCCCCGCCGCCCCTATACAATTGCGGCATGACAGAAGTAGCCAGATGGGAATGCCGCACCCGGCTGTTTTGTTCTAAGCCACTACGCAGGCCCTCGCATCGGCTCAGGCGAGCTTGATGTCCCAGAGGCCCTCTTCGCGGCAGGCGATCAGTTCGTCGCGGAGCAATTCGGTGACTAGCGCAATCGCAGTCGAGCCGGGATGATCGATGGGAGACGCAAGGGTCAGTTCGCGCATCGGCGACGGTTTTGCTATCGCCGCGGTTTCCAGCCGGCCGCTGGCGACCTCGTGGCGCACCGAGGACGGCGGCAGCAGCGTGTACCCCAGCCCTTCCTCGACAAGGCTGGTCAGCACGCGGAAGGAATCGGCCTCCAGCTTGACGTCGAGCTTGATTTTCTTCTTCGCCGCCGCCTGCTCGATCAGCGCGCGGAGCCCATGCGAATGACTGGGCAGCACGAGGCGCTGCCGCAGCAGCCAGCCGATATCGACCTGCTTCCTCTCGGACAGCCCGCTGCCGCGCGGCCCGACGGCGACGATGGGATCGCGGCCGAGGCTTTGCACGGAAAGATGCAGGTCGCTCGATGGCCCGTAGATCAGCGCCAGGTCCATCTCGCCGCGGTGCAGCCATTCCGTCAGATGGCCGCTATAGCTTTCGACGATGCAGAGCGAGATGCCCGGATACTTGTCGACCGTGCGCCGGGCGAGCCGCGCCGAAATCACGTAGCTCACGGTCGGCACCAGCCCGAGCACCACCCGGCCCGAGGGCGGGCCGCCGGCGGACTGGATCTCGTCGCGCACCTGGTCGATCTGCCGGACGATCCCCGCAGTGCGCGCCAGCAGCAGCCGGCCGGCGTCGGTCAGCACCATGCCGCGGCCGTTCCGCGTGAACAGCTCGGCCCGCAATTCATGTTCGAGCAGCTTGATCTGGCGGCTCAGCGCCGGCTGCGCCACCCGCAGCGTATCGGAGGCCTTGCTGAGGCTGCCGAGCTCCGCCACGCAACTGAAGGTCCTGAGCTGCCGGATATCCATTACTTGCCAATCTTCGAAGGCAGGTTCATACGCTATAACAATTCAGCATAGGTGCCCAGCCGCCGTTTCACAACGTTCCGCGTCCTTAAGCAATTGACATCAACCCGCATCCATCGCCAGAAAACCCAATGACCGCACAAGAACAACAAGACGAATTCCACGACATCCGCGACGCCGTCGCAAAACTCTGCGCCCAGTTCCCCGGCGAATACTGGCGCAAGCTCGATCGCCAGATGGCGTATCCGAAGGAGTTCGTCGATGCGCTCACCGAGGCCGGGTACCTCTCCGTGCTGATCCCCGAGGAATATGGCGGCTCCGGGCTGAAGCTGTCGGCCGCGGCCGCGATCCTGGAAGAGATCCAGCGTGCTGGCTGCAACGGCGGCGGCTGCCACGCCCAGATGTACACGATGGGCACCGTGCTGCGGCACGGCAGCGATGCGCAGAAGGCGAAATACCTGCCCGGGATCGCTAGCGGAAAATTGCGGCTGCAGGCCTTCGGCGTCACCGAGCCGACCAGCGGCACCGACACCTCCTCGCTGAAGACCGTCGCCAGGCGCGACGGCGACCACTACATCGTCAACGGCCAGAAGATCTGGACCAGCCGCGCCGAACATTCCGACCTGATGATCCTGCTCGCGCGCACCACGCCGAAGGAGCAGGCGAAGAAGCGCACGGATGGTCTTTCCGTGTTCATCGTCGACATGCGCGAGGTCAAGGGCAAGGGCCTGGAGATCCGCCCTATCAGAACCATGATGAACCACGCCACGACCGAAGTGTTCTTCACGGACATGCGGGTGCCGGCCGAAAACCTGATCGGCGACGAGGGCAAGGGTTTTCGCTACATCCTCTCCGGCATGAACGCCGAGCGCATTCTCATTGCGGCCGAATGCATCGGCGACGCCAAATGGTTCATTGCAAAAGCCACCGCCTATGCCAAGGAGCGCGCCGTGTTCGGCCGTCCGATCGGCCAGAACCAAGGCATCCAGTTTCCGATTGCAAAAGCCTACGCCGCGATGCGTGCGGCGGAATTGATGGTGAAGGAAGCCACCCGCAAATACGAGGCCGGGCTCGATTGCGGCGCCGAGGCCAACATGGCCAAGATGCTGGCGGCGGATGCGTCGTGGGAGGCGGCGAACGCATGCGTGCAGACCCATGGCGGGTTCGGCTTTGCGGAAGAATACGACGTCGAGCGCAAGTTCCGCGAAACGCGGCTCTATCAAGTCGCGCCGATCTCGACCAATCTGATCCTGTCCTACGTCGCCGAGCACGTGCTCGGCATGCCCCGCTCCTACTGAGAACAGAAGATGCTGCCGTTAGAGGGATTGATCGTCGTCTCCGTCGAACAGGCGGTTGCAGCCCCGTTCTGCAGCTCCAGGCTTGCGGACGCCGGCGCGCATGTCGTCAAGGTCGAACGCCCCGAGGGCGATTTCGCCCGCGGTTATGACGCCGCCGCCAAGGGCCAGAGCAGCTATTTCGTCTGGCTCAACCGCGGCAAGAATTCGCAAGTGATCGACCTCGCCACCAAAGAGGGCCGCGCTGAACTCGAAGAGCTGATCGCAAGCGCTGACGTGCTGCTGCAGAACCTCAAGCCCGGCTCGATGGACAAGCTCGGCTTCTCGCTGGAGCGCCTGAAGAAGGATTATCCCGCGCTGATCTGCTGCACCATCTCCGGCTATGGCGACGAGGGCCCCTATGCCGATCGCAAGGCCTACGATCTCTTGATCCAGGCCGAGAGCGGACTTGCCTCGATCACCGGCGGCCCCGAAGGCCCGTCGCGCGTCGGCATCTCCGTCGTCGATATCGCCACCGGCGCCACCGCGCATGCCGCGATCCTCGAGGCGCTGATTGCGCGGGGACGCACGGGCCGGGGCGCCGATATCCGGATCTCGATGTTCGATGTGATGGCGGACTGGATGGCGGTGCCGCTGATCAATTCGGAAGCCGGCAATCCGCCAAAGCGGATGGCGCTGGCCCACCCCTCGATCGCGCCCTATGGCGTGTTCAATTCCAGGGACGGCAAGGGCATTCTGATTTCGATCCAGAGCGAGCGCGAGTGGAAGAAGCTCTGCGCGGAAGTCCTGGATCAGCCCGACCTGCCCAATGATCCGCGCTTTGCCAACATGGTCGAGCGCGTGCGCAACCGCCAGCTCACCGACAAGGTGGTCGCCGACAGTTTTGCCGCGATGATGCGCGCCGAACTCCTGAAGCGCCTGGACGACGCCGACATCGCCTTCGCCGAGGTCAACAGCATGGCCGACCTCTCGGTGCATCCACATCTGCGCCGCATCGAGGTCGACACGCCGAACGGCAAGGTGAGTTACGCCGCCCCCGCCGCGATCTTCGTCGGCGAGGAACGGCACTATGGCGCGGTGCCCGCCATCGGCGATCACGTCGAACTTCCCAAAGCTCCCCGTAACAAGAGCCGCCAGCCATGACCGAAGCCCTCAACCTCGATCATTTGCGCCAATGGATCGGCCGCAGCGCGGAAGCGTCAGACATCGTCACCGCGCAACTCGTGAAGGGCCTGCGCGCGACGCTATTTCAGGACATCGGCGACCCGAAGCCCGGCGATGCCGCGCCGTGGACCACGCATTGGTGCCTGGCGCAGCCGGTATTTCCGATGTCGCAGCTCGGTCCCGACGGCCACCCGACCCGCGGCGGCTTCCTGCCGCCGGTGCCGCTGCCGCGCCGGATGTGGGCCGGCGGCGAAATCGAATTCCTCCAACCGTTGCGCGTCGGCGATGAATCGACGCGCACATCGCGCATTTCAGACGTGACGATGAAGACCGGCTCGACAGGCGTGCTGTGCTTCGTTTCCGTCGAACACACCATCACGACGCCGCGCGGGGTTGCCATCCGCGAACGGCAGGACATCGTCTATCGCGACATGGGGAGCGCTGCCCCCGCTTCGCCGCCGAAAGCCGCTCCGCCACCGGTCGCACGGCATCGCGAAACCCATGTCAGCGATCCCGTGCTGCTGTTTCGCTACTCGGCACTGACCTTCAACGGCCACCGCATTCATTACGACCGCGACTACGCCACCAAGGTCGAGGGTTATCCGGGCCTGATCTTCCACGGCCCGCTGCAGGCCGCCCTGCTCGTCGAGTTCGCCGCCAAGCTGCACGGCGACTCGGCGCCGAAGAAGTTCAGCTATCGCGGCGTGCAGCCGCTGTTCGAAGGCGGCGAGTTCTCGATCAACGCCAATGAAACCCACGCCGGTATGGAGCTGTGGATCGCGAACGCGGAGGGACAGCCGACGATGAAGGGCACGGCTGTGTGGTGATAATTCACCGTCATTGCGAGGAGCGCAGCGACGAAGCAATCCATCTGTCCCCGCGTTGAAGCATGGATTGCTTCGCTTCGCTCGCAATGACGGAAAGCTAGATACAATGGGAATCACCTGATGTCGTCTCGCAAACCAGCCAAAGCCGCCGCCGCCTCCCTCACCGTCAAGGACGCCACCTTCGGCCTGCTGCGCGCGTTCGGCATCAAGCGCGTGTTCGGCAATCCCGGCTCCACCGAACTGCCCTTCCTCAGCGACTGGCCCGACGACATCGACTACGTGCTCGGCCTGCAGGAGGCTTCCGTCGTCGGCATGGCCGATGGTTATGCGCAGGCGACCCGCAATGCCGGTTTCGTCAATTTGCATTCCGGCGCCGGCGTCGGCAATGCGCTCGGCAATATCTACACCGCCCATCGCAACCAGACGCCGCTGGTCATCACCGCAGGCCAGCAGGCGCGCTCGATCCTGCCGCTGCAGGCTTTTCTCTATGCCGAGCGAGCCTCCGAATTCCCGCGCCCCTACGTCAAATACAGCGTCGAGCCGGCCCGCGCCGAAGATGTGCCGGCAGCGATCGCGCGCGCCTATTACGTCGCGATGCAGCCGCCCTGCGGGCCGACCTTCGTTTCGATTCCGATCGACGACTGGACACGCCCGACTCAGCCGGTCGAGGCCCGCCACATCAGCCGCGAGCTCGGCCCCGACCCGCAAGCGATGAGAGCGCTGGTCGCAGCGCTCGCAGCCAGCAAACGCCCCGCCTTCGTCGTCGGCCCGGCCGTCGACCGCGCCGAGGCCGTCGATCTGATGGTGTCGGTGGCGGAGAAGGCGAAGGCTGCCGTCTGGGTCAGCCCGTTCTCGGCGCGCTGCGCCTTTCCGGAACGTCATCCGCAATTTGCGGGCTTCCTGCACGCCTCGCCGGGACAGCTATCGGACGCGCTGCGCGAGCATGACCTCGTGGTCGTGATCGGCGCGCCGGTGTTCACCTTCCATGTCGAGGGCCATGCTCCGATCTTCGATGGCGCCACCACGATCTTCCAGGTCACCGACGATCCGGATGCGGCCGCGGTCACGCCGTCGGGCGCCAGCATCATCGCGACCATGAAGCCGGCGCTTTCGATGTTGCTCGACCTCTTGCCCGAAACCGCGCGCGAGATGCCGGCGGGCCGCGTGCTGCCGCCGGCGCCAGCGGCGGCCGATCCGCTCCCGGTCGAATTCCTGCTGTATCAGCTCTCGCAAGCCATGCCCGACAATGCAGCACTGGTGGAGGAAGCGCCCTCGCACCGCCCGGCGATGCAAAAGTTCATGCCGATGCGCGGCCAGGACAGTTTTTACACCATGGCGAGCGGCGGCCTCGGCT contains:
- a CDS encoding ABC transporter substrate-binding protein, giving the protein MNTLLRILLAIVVAVASLGAISERLRLEGVTDDEIRIGNLMPYSGSLEIFGAIGKAEAAYFEMLNARGGINGRKVRFISYDDKSDPASALSLTRKLVEEDNVLLMFGSFGTPGNFAVRKYLNERQLPQLFVASGDDHLSDPSLFPWTMGWQPSFREEGRIYANYIQAFYPGKRIVVLWQNDHFGREVIKGMEDGLGPVARMIRVGIAYDLRDEHLDTHVSILKRSGAEILVFAGVPENAAKVIRLAASLDWRPVFIMNQMASSIGTGLKPAGLENAVGVTTAAYLKDANDPAWKDDQSGADWQSFLENYRRAGGHDESAAMFGYAAAETLAQVLRQCGDDLSRENVMKQAAALKDYQGSVLLPGIKISTGPWNFRPIKHMRLVQFDGRTWQPIGDVLETAFASTDK
- a CDS encoding LysR family transcriptional regulator, with the protein product MDIRQLRTFSCVAELGSLSKASDTLRVAQPALSRQIKLLEHELRAELFTRNGRGMVLTDAGRLLLARTAGIVRQIDQVRDEIQSAGGPPSGRVVLGLVPTVSYVISARLARRTVDKYPGISLCIVESYSGHLTEWLHRGEMDLALIYGPSSDLHLSVQSLGRDPIVAVGPRGSGLSERKQVDIGWLLRQRLVLPSHSHGLRALIEQAAAKKKIKLDVKLEADSFRVLTSLVEEGLGYTLLPPSSVRHEVASGRLETAAIAKPSPMRELTLASPIDHPGSTAIALVTELLRDELIACREEGLWDIKLA
- a CDS encoding acyl-CoA dehydrogenase family protein, producing the protein MTAQEQQDEFHDIRDAVAKLCAQFPGEYWRKLDRQMAYPKEFVDALTEAGYLSVLIPEEYGGSGLKLSAAAAILEEIQRAGCNGGGCHAQMYTMGTVLRHGSDAQKAKYLPGIASGKLRLQAFGVTEPTSGTDTSSLKTVARRDGDHYIVNGQKIWTSRAEHSDLMILLARTTPKEQAKKRTDGLSVFIVDMREVKGKGLEIRPIRTMMNHATTEVFFTDMRVPAENLIGDEGKGFRYILSGMNAERILIAAECIGDAKWFIAKATAYAKERAVFGRPIGQNQGIQFPIAKAYAAMRAAELMVKEATRKYEAGLDCGAEANMAKMLAADASWEAANACVQTHGGFGFAEEYDVERKFRETRLYQVAPISTNLILSYVAEHVLGMPRSY
- a CDS encoding CaiB/BaiF CoA transferase family protein; protein product: MLPLEGLIVVSVEQAVAAPFCSSRLADAGAHVVKVERPEGDFARGYDAAAKGQSSYFVWLNRGKNSQVIDLATKEGRAELEELIASADVLLQNLKPGSMDKLGFSLERLKKDYPALICCTISGYGDEGPYADRKAYDLLIQAESGLASITGGPEGPSRVGISVVDIATGATAHAAILEALIARGRTGRGADIRISMFDVMADWMAVPLINSEAGNPPKRMALAHPSIAPYGVFNSRDGKGILISIQSEREWKKLCAEVLDQPDLPNDPRFANMVERVRNRQLTDKVVADSFAAMMRAELLKRLDDADIAFAEVNSMADLSVHPHLRRIEVDTPNGKVSYAAPAAIFVGEERHYGAVPAIGDHVELPKAPRNKSRQP
- a CDS encoding FAS1-like dehydratase domain-containing protein; translated protein: MTEALNLDHLRQWIGRSAEASDIVTAQLVKGLRATLFQDIGDPKPGDAAPWTTHWCLAQPVFPMSQLGPDGHPTRGGFLPPVPLPRRMWAGGEIEFLQPLRVGDESTRTSRISDVTMKTGSTGVLCFVSVEHTITTPRGVAIRERQDIVYRDMGSAAPASPPKAAPPPVARHRETHVSDPVLLFRYSALTFNGHRIHYDRDYATKVEGYPGLIFHGPLQAALLVEFAAKLHGDSAPKKFSYRGVQPLFEGGEFSINANETHAGMELWIANAEGQPTMKGTAVW
- the mdlC gene encoding benzoylformate decarboxylase, which codes for MSSRKPAKAAAASLTVKDATFGLLRAFGIKRVFGNPGSTELPFLSDWPDDIDYVLGLQEASVVGMADGYAQATRNAGFVNLHSGAGVGNALGNIYTAHRNQTPLVITAGQQARSILPLQAFLYAERASEFPRPYVKYSVEPARAEDVPAAIARAYYVAMQPPCGPTFVSIPIDDWTRPTQPVEARHISRELGPDPQAMRALVAALAASKRPAFVVGPAVDRAEAVDLMVSVAEKAKAAVWVSPFSARCAFPERHPQFAGFLHASPGQLSDALREHDLVVVIGAPVFTFHVEGHAPIFDGATTIFQVTDDPDAAAVTPSGASIIATMKPALSMLLDLLPETAREMPAGRVLPPAPAAADPLPVEFLLYQLSQAMPDNAALVEEAPSHRPAMQKFMPMRGQDSFYTMASGGLGYSLPAAVGIALGRPGVRTVCLIGDGSAMYSIQALWTAAQRRLPLTVVVINNAGYGAMRSFSQVMQVRNVPGLELPGIDFVKLAEGMGCHAVRVTKSSELAGALSYGLSCDGVSLIEVMVDSAVPLLYAQKG